From a region of the Synechococcus sp. PCC 7335 genome:
- a CDS encoding caspase family protein, with the protein MPPVGGQITQPSQNSVSTPVLWILAIGVNQTQVLSLPELHFAAADCQDFVSALTTATQPLTRTHWSIHHDGSTSTPNLTVVQDSIAAIINQAQAQDSVLGYFSGHALLDPDTKQPFLCLADTDSQALRHTGLSLVGSLQQLRHCQAHRQLVILDACRSGSLSLQDVNSAPNPKSASASPAHQLTGILRQHASQTQGFYALLSCDQNQYSWERSDLGHGIFTHYLIQGLEGEAADTQGNITVSQLYRYVYYQTLKHIDKTNQQIELLNQQKRGRGEVELLPTYPAQTPKWIVEDIGEWVIGHIPRQAAKTQPRLALVVDGLSPNHTSLAISRILQSTGQFELEYWPQPRQTWSHVQTAIDKWFKAQLATASQHPPNNHNSPTRLLYLRGTLQTTTDGEDWLVLGNIRYSRSWLRQKLRQLSSFQQILILDCPGSDTLTDWIEDLHLGPEQSQCIITATTPREQTEQFSQALLSTLEAVAPAQGLPVAGWITHLQQALADTDIQLHTWLSGAQGIIEVIPEQRETSNTDADLKICPYMGLSAFTEQDADYFFGREQLTQTLINALRYQPFLALVGASGSGKSSLVQAGMMAQLRRGNQIPGSEQWWLGCFRPGSQPLVALHECLIHSPTQDIPEQALSLDELLQAGALGFVQWLRSRLEPMVVLIIDQFEELFTLTPETARQSFFNLLLGALEQAGDRFKLVITLRADFIAAGLEVPALAAQLRQSTVLVPPQLAIAEEERAIIQPAQKVGLTVEPELVEILLQELQDAAGGLPLLEFVLEQLWDHRQGGKLKLQAYQRQIGGIRGALERKAQAVYDNFTPEEKDCARWIFTSLAQLGEGTEDTRRRTRKADLMVPRYSTLVVERTLQALTTAKLIIVNATRELNLDQPDSSSLYGKSEVTTVEIAHEVLIRYWPTLQQWLEANRTRLRLQRQIEQLAAKWRLQGEPADDLLRGIRLEEAEEICSGGEISKVCQDFIQASAIAREIQRQQEHQAKEDGVKALNLIAEAHLNADRQLEALISSTKAGHKLQQLPTVSQHLRTETIQVLHHVCTNVQELNRLYGHEDVVTCVSISPNGELIVSGDLTGTIKLWQTTGTLLNTIAGHSEAVVNVAFSADGQQFVSASKNTTLKIWGIEGELTHLLTCPDAVNSLSLNTDRQIIAASDSSGHLSLWRWDGSQINLFQAHEDTAHRVAISPDTQYLASASADGSIKLWQLDGTLDNNWSGHDGLITSLCFSPDGQTLASAGADQTIKHWHLDGTLITALNGHSNSITAAIFHTERPVIVSSSFDSTIKIWGMDGTLHSTIAGHRETVSEITLSADNTLLASAGADRVIKLWYWQNPLHTVLKGHQGYINSLRFDAAGETLVSAGQDGSIRLWNPDGRQIHEYPAHEDLITAVNFSPDRQLIASTSFDKTVKLWHTNGSLSQIIRGHSGRVYGSAFSPSDDMIVSASADGTAKLWSTEGSLLVTLPHPGNEVVCVTFAQEGKTIVSGTSNGSLYFWQPDGTLVRVVKAHGNMILAFSLSPDGSKLATASQDRTIKVWDIDGEPLNALPEQSGPAYNVSFSPDGSSLAFASSSNVIQTWSLEGILTQSLICSQNPCVSVCFHPQCNLLAVGDTDGLIHLMSWPLNLNDLVTHGDNWLQDYYSANEVGEQPYSQSSQRVL; encoded by the coding sequence ATGCCACCTGTCGGGGGTCAGATTACCCAACCATCTCAAAACTCAGTCTCCACCCCAGTGCTCTGGATACTTGCCATTGGGGTCAACCAGACTCAAGTCTTGAGCCTGCCAGAACTTCACTTTGCTGCTGCAGATTGCCAAGATTTCGTCAGCGCCTTAACTACCGCCACCCAGCCATTGACCCGAACGCATTGGAGCATTCACCATGACGGCTCAACGTCAACACCCAACCTAACTGTAGTTCAAGACAGTATCGCAGCAATTATTAACCAGGCTCAAGCCCAGGACTCAGTTCTGGGCTACTTCTCCGGGCACGCCCTCCTCGATCCTGATACCAAACAGCCCTTTCTCTGCCTTGCTGATACTGACAGCCAAGCGTTACGCCACACCGGATTGAGCTTGGTGGGATCACTACAGCAGCTTAGACATTGTCAAGCCCATCGCCAGCTCGTGATTCTGGATGCCTGTCGCAGCGGCAGCCTGAGCCTACAGGATGTTAACTCAGCCCCCAACCCAAAATCTGCAAGTGCAAGTCCGGCCCATCAGCTCACAGGCATCCTCAGACAACACGCTAGCCAAACCCAAGGCTTCTACGCTCTGCTCTCCTGCGATCAGAACCAATATTCCTGGGAGCGCTCCGATTTGGGGCATGGCATCTTTACCCACTATCTAATCCAGGGCTTGGAAGGAGAAGCCGCCGACACCCAGGGCAATATCACCGTCAGTCAGCTCTATCGCTACGTCTACTACCAAACCCTGAAACATATCGACAAAACCAATCAACAGATTGAGTTGCTCAATCAGCAAAAACGAGGTCGCGGCGAAGTCGAACTCCTGCCCACCTATCCTGCCCAAACGCCCAAATGGATTGTAGAAGACATCGGTGAGTGGGTCATTGGCCATATCCCCAGACAAGCCGCTAAAACCCAGCCTCGTTTGGCCCTGGTGGTAGATGGACTTAGCCCTAATCACACCTCCCTTGCTATCAGCCGCATCCTCCAAAGCACAGGTCAGTTTGAACTCGAATACTGGCCCCAGCCCCGGCAAACCTGGTCTCACGTTCAGACTGCCATCGACAAATGGTTTAAGGCGCAGTTAGCTACAGCCAGCCAGCACCCCCCTAATAACCACAACTCACCCACTCGCCTGCTCTATCTGCGGGGCACTCTCCAAACCACCACCGATGGTGAGGACTGGCTAGTCCTGGGTAATATTCGATACAGCCGGTCTTGGCTGCGCCAAAAGCTCCGCCAGCTTAGTTCCTTCCAGCAAATCTTGATTTTAGATTGCCCTGGCTCCGATACGCTCACAGACTGGATCGAAGACCTCCACCTTGGCCCAGAGCAAAGTCAATGCATCATTACGGCGACAACGCCAAGAGAACAAACCGAGCAATTTTCTCAGGCGCTTTTATCCACGCTAGAAGCTGTCGCACCAGCTCAAGGGTTGCCAGTAGCAGGGTGGATTACCCACTTGCAACAGGCTCTAGCAGACACAGACATCCAGCTCCATACCTGGCTGTCGGGCGCTCAAGGCATCATCGAAGTGATCCCAGAACAGCGCGAAACCTCAAATACCGATGCAGATTTAAAAATTTGCCCCTACATGGGCCTTAGCGCTTTCACTGAACAGGATGCAGATTATTTCTTTGGTCGCGAACAGCTCACGCAGACCTTGATTAACGCTCTTCGATATCAACCTTTCCTGGCACTGGTAGGGGCCTCCGGCAGCGGTAAATCCTCGCTGGTGCAGGCAGGGATGATGGCCCAACTCCGACGAGGCAACCAAATTCCTGGCAGTGAGCAGTGGTGGCTAGGCTGTTTCCGCCCTGGTTCCCAGCCCCTTGTAGCCTTGCATGAATGTTTGATCCATTCACCAACCCAGGACATACCTGAGCAGGCACTATCTCTAGATGAACTTCTGCAAGCGGGAGCGCTTGGCTTTGTGCAATGGCTGCGAAGCCGCTTGGAACCGATGGTGGTGCTGATTATTGATCAGTTTGAAGAGCTATTCACCTTAACTCCTGAAACAGCGCGGCAGTCGTTCTTTAATCTGCTATTGGGTGCTCTTGAGCAGGCAGGCGATCGCTTTAAGCTAGTCATCACTCTCCGTGCCGACTTTATTGCTGCTGGCCTAGAAGTGCCAGCCCTTGCTGCTCAGCTACGCCAATCTACGGTTCTTGTTCCTCCTCAGCTTGCCATAGCTGAGGAGGAACGAGCCATTATTCAACCTGCTCAAAAAGTAGGGTTAACCGTTGAGCCAGAGCTAGTTGAAATTCTTTTGCAGGAACTGCAGGACGCTGCTGGAGGATTACCCCTCTTAGAGTTTGTTCTGGAACAACTATGGGACCACCGACAAGGGGGAAAGCTGAAACTGCAGGCCTATCAGCGGCAAATTGGCGGCATTAGAGGTGCTTTAGAGCGCAAAGCTCAGGCTGTTTATGACAATTTCACCCCGGAGGAAAAAGACTGTGCGCGCTGGATCTTCACCTCCCTAGCTCAGCTAGGCGAAGGTACTGAAGACACTCGACGTAGAACTCGCAAGGCGGATCTCATGGTCCCCAGATATTCAACATTGGTCGTTGAACGTACCCTCCAAGCTCTTACTACTGCCAAGCTGATTATCGTTAATGCCACCAGAGAGCTGAACCTTGATCAGCCCGACTCTTCTTCCCTGTATGGGAAGTCCGAGGTTACAACCGTCGAAATCGCCCATGAGGTACTAATTCGATACTGGCCCACACTTCAGCAGTGGCTAGAAGCTAATCGTACCCGTCTACGCCTGCAGCGGCAGATTGAGCAGCTTGCAGCTAAATGGCGACTTCAGGGAGAACCAGCTGATGATTTACTTAGAGGGATTCGGCTAGAAGAAGCTGAGGAGATTTGCAGCGGTGGTGAGATATCCAAGGTCTGTCAAGATTTTATTCAAGCCAGCGCGATCGCCCGCGAGATTCAACGCCAACAAGAACATCAAGCGAAGGAAGATGGTGTCAAAGCCTTAAATCTCATTGCTGAAGCTCACCTCAACGCCGACCGTCAACTAGAGGCTTTGATCAGCAGCACTAAAGCAGGTCACAAACTACAACAACTTCCGACGGTATCTCAACACCTGAGAACTGAGACTATTCAAGTACTTCACCACGTTTGTACCAACGTGCAGGAACTAAATCGTCTATACGGCCACGAAGATGTTGTTACTTGCGTGAGCATCAGTCCAAACGGTGAGCTGATTGTTTCCGGCGACTTAACCGGGACAATCAAACTGTGGCAAACAACCGGAACCCTGCTGAATACGATCGCTGGCCATTCAGAGGCAGTCGTTAATGTCGCCTTCAGTGCTGATGGTCAGCAATTTGTTTCGGCTAGTAAAAATACAACGCTGAAAATTTGGGGAATAGAGGGGGAGCTTACTCACCTACTTACTTGCCCAGATGCAGTGAATAGCCTCAGTCTAAATACTGATCGACAGATAATTGCTGCCTCAGACAGTTCAGGCCATCTCAGCCTCTGGCGATGGGATGGCTCACAAATCAATCTTTTCCAGGCCCACGAGGACACAGCCCACCGTGTTGCCATCAGCCCTGATACCCAGTACTTAGCCTCAGCCAGTGCCGATGGTTCCATTAAGCTTTGGCAACTTGATGGAACCTTGGACAACAACTGGTCGGGGCATGATGGTCTCATTACCAGTCTCTGCTTCAGCCCAGATGGTCAAACGCTGGCTTCCGCAGGCGCCGATCAAACCATTAAGCATTGGCACCTTGATGGAACTTTAATCACTGCACTCAACGGCCACAGCAACAGCATAACAGCAGCAATTTTCCACACAGAGAGACCGGTGATCGTTTCCAGCAGCTTCGATAGCACTATCAAAATCTGGGGCATGGACGGGACACTACACTCAACAATTGCTGGTCATCGTGAAACAGTTTCTGAGATCACACTTAGTGCAGACAATACATTGCTGGCATCAGCCGGTGCAGACCGAGTTATCAAACTTTGGTACTGGCAAAACCCCCTACACACAGTTCTTAAGGGCCATCAGGGTTACATCAATAGCTTACGTTTTGATGCTGCAGGAGAAACGCTAGTCTCAGCCGGTCAGGATGGTTCCATCAGGCTATGGAACCCTGATGGAAGGCAAATTCATGAATATCCAGCCCACGAAGACCTAATCACAGCCGTTAACTTTAGCCCTGATCGGCAGCTCATCGCCTCAACGAGCTTTGACAAAACTGTTAAGCTTTGGCACACCAACGGCTCGTTATCCCAGATTATTAGGGGGCACAGCGGGAGGGTCTACGGCTCAGCCTTCAGCCCAAGTGATGACATGATTGTTTCGGCCAGTGCCGATGGAACGGCAAAGCTGTGGTCTACAGAAGGCAGCTTACTGGTAACACTCCCTCACCCCGGCAATGAAGTAGTGTGCGTTACCTTCGCGCAAGAGGGTAAAACCATTGTTTCCGGCACATCTAATGGCTCCCTATATTTTTGGCAGCCAGATGGAACTTTAGTTCGAGTCGTCAAAGCTCATGGCAATATGATTCTTGCTTTCAGCTTGAGTCCTGATGGGAGCAAGCTAGCAACAGCAAGCCAGGACCGAACAATTAAGGTTTGGGACATTGATGGCGAACCACTCAACGCCCTGCCGGAGCAAAGTGGCCCTGCCTATAATGTCAGTTTTAGTCCAGATGGTTCTAGCCTCGCCTTTGCAAGTTCATCAAATGTTATCCAAACTTGGTCTCTAGAGGGCATCTTGACTCAGTCATTGATATGCAGTCAGAATCCGTGTGTGTCAGTTTGTTTTCATCCTCAATGCAACCTCCTCGCCGTAGGAGACACCGACGGATTGATACACCTGATGTCTTGGCCGCTCAATCTCAACGATTTGGTTACTCACGGTGATAACTGGCTGCAAGACTACTACAGTGCCAATGAAGTTGGCGAACAGCCTTACAGTCAGTCATCACAAAGGGTGTTGTAA
- a CDS encoding type II toxin-antitoxin system VapC family toxin, with protein sequence MLQKVIVDTSVLVASIDQSERHHTWVVQQLEQMEPPLLTCEAVISETWFLLGRVRGAREAFLPYLEQEQLQVVFSLESEIASVLALMKRYESVPASLADAELVRMAELYPRSSVFTLDSDFQIYRKYRDIPIPLIFPSV encoded by the coding sequence ATGCTTCAGAAGGTCATCGTTGACACCAGTGTTTTAGTTGCTTCGATTGACCAGAGCGAACGTCATCATACGTGGGTGGTGCAGCAGTTGGAGCAGATGGAGCCGCCGCTACTGACTTGTGAAGCGGTTATCTCTGAAACGTGGTTTCTTCTAGGCCGTGTGAGAGGCGCTCGTGAAGCGTTTCTACCTTACTTAGAACAGGAACAGCTTCAAGTCGTGTTCTCTTTAGAGTCTGAGATTGCTTCTGTTCTCGCTCTCATGAAGCGCTACGAGTCAGTTCCGGCTTCACTTGCAGATGCGGAGCTAGTACGAATGGCTGAGCTATATCCTCGGAGTTCAGTATTCACCTTAGATAGCGACTTTCAGATCTATCGCAAGTATCGGGATATACCAATCCCACTGATCTTTCCTTCTGTTTAG